A part of Streptomyces sp. DSM 40750 genomic DNA contains:
- a CDS encoding NADH-quinone oxidoreductase subunit A, with translation MRTSGWQPVLILLVLVVGAVVLLHALAVAVRTVGEPLRTGPFSGGLEPEEHPLSRFHVRWYAVTMVFLAFDMEMLFMYPWTKVVSAVGTTAVVEMFLFLGILLAGVGYAWREGAFRWS, from the coding sequence GTGCGGACATCGGGCTGGCAGCCGGTGCTGATCCTCCTCGTGCTGGTGGTAGGAGCCGTCGTGCTGCTCCATGCCCTGGCCGTCGCGGTGAGGACGGTCGGCGAACCGCTGCGCACGGGGCCGTTCAGCGGAGGGCTCGAACCGGAGGAGCATCCGCTCTCGCGGTTCCACGTTCGCTGGTATGCCGTCACGATGGTCTTTCTCGCCTTCGACATGGAGATGCTGTTCATGTATCCGTGGACGAAGGTCGTCTCGGCCGTGGGCACGACCGCGGTCGTCGAGATGTTCCTTTTCCTGGGCATCCTGCTGGCGGGCGTCGGATATGCCTGGCGGGAGGGGGCCTTCCGGTGGAGCTGA